In Streptococcus pneumoniae, the sequence GTCAGGAGACCTATGCTCGGATTGGTTATCTGCCTGAAGAACGCAGTCTCATGCCTAAATTGACAGTTCTTGAACAAGTTCGCTACTTGGCGACTCTAAAAGGCATGGATGCCAAAGAAGTCAAAGGAAAACTCCCTCAATGGATGAAGAGGTTGGAAGTAAAAGGAAAGCTGACAGATAAAATCAAGAGTCTGTCAAAAGGAAATCAGCAGAAGATTCAGCTCATTATTACTCTGATTCATGAACCAGACCTGATTATCTTGGATGAGCCTTTTAGTGGATTGGACCCAGTTAATACAGAATTGCTCAAACAAGTCATTTTTCAGGAAAAAGAGCGCGGAGCAACCATTATCTTTTCTGACCATGTCATGACCAATGTTGAGGAACTTTGTGACGATATTCTGATGATCCGAGATGGCCGTGTGGTCTTGCACGGACCAGTTCAGGATGTCCGCAATCAATACGGGAAAACGCGTCTCTTTGTTTCAAGTGAACGAAGCAAGGAAGAATTGGAAAATCTTCCTCATGTCAAACAGGTGAGCTTGACCAAACAAGGCAGTTGGAAATTGATTTTGGAGGATGAGAGCGCTGGAAGGGAACTCTTCCCAATCTTGACTCAAGGTCAATATATCGCAACATTTGACCAACAAGCGCCAACTATCGATGAAATCTTTAAACTAGAATCAGGAGTGGAAGTATGAGAAATATGTGGGTTGTAATCAAGGAAACCTATCTTCGACATGTCGAGTCATGGAGTTTCTTCTTTATGGTGATTTCGCCGTTCCTCTTTTTAGGAATCTCTGTAGGAATTGGGCATCTCCAAGGTTCTTCTATGGCTAAAAATAATAAAGTGGCAGTAGTGACAACAGTGCCATCTGTAGCAGAAGGACTGAAGAATGTAAATGGTGTTAACTTCGACTATAAAGATGAAGCAAGTGCCAAAGAAGCAATTAAAGAAGAAAAATTAAAAGGTTATTTGACCATTGATCAAGAAGATAGTGTTCTAAAGGCAGTTTATCATGGCGAAACATCGCTTGAAAATGGAATTAAATTTGAGGTTACAGGTACACTCAATGAACTGCAAAATCAGCTTAATCGTTCAACTGCTTCCTTGTCTCAAGAGCAGGAAAAACGCTTAGCGCAGACAATTCAATTCACAGAAAAGATTGATGAAGCCAAGGAAAATAAAAAGTTTATTCAAACAATTGCAGCAGGTGCCTTAGGATTCTTTCTTTATATGATTCTGATTACCTATGCGGGTGTAACAGCTCAGGAAGTTGCCAGTGAAAAAGGCACCAAAATTATGGAAGTCGTTTTTTCTAGCATAAGGGCAAGTCACTATTTCTATGCGCGGATGATGGCTCTGTTTCTAGTGATTTTAACGCATATTGGGATCTATGTTGTAGGTGGTCTGGCTGCCGTTTTGCTCTTTAAAGATTTGCCATTCTTGGCTCAGTCTGGTATTTTGGTTCACTTGGGAGATGCTATCTCACTGAATACCCTGCTCTTTATTTTGATCAGTCTTTTCATGTACGTAGTCTTGGCAGCCTTCCTAGGATCTATGGTTTCTCGTCCTGAGGACTCAGGGAAAGCCTTGTCGCCTTTGATGATTTTGATTATGGGTGGTTTTTTTGGAGTGACAGCTCTAGGTGCAGCTGGTGACAATCTCCTCTTGAAGATTGGTTCTTATATTCCCTTTATTTCGACCTTCTTTATGCCGTTTCGAACGATTAATGGCTATGCGGAGGGAGCGGAAGCATGGATTTCACTTGCTATTACAGTGATTTTTGCGGTGGTAGCAACAGGATTTATCGGACGCATGTATGCTAGTCTCGTTCTTCAAACGGATGATTTAGGGATTTGGAAAACCTTTAAACGTGCCTTATCTTATAAATAGAAGAGCCTTGCGAAAGCGAGGTTTTTAAAGGTGAAAAGGGTGGAATCACGAACCTAATTATGTACACATTATGTAAACAGGTTGCTTGAAAACTCAATTGTATAGTGAACTGAATCTGGAATAGGATAATATTACTTCTAAAACATTCTTATAAATTGATTTGAATTCCAAAATCCCATCGTTCCGTTCTTATTTCATTTTGCGATATAGCGAAAGGAAATAAGTCAGCTCACAAAAAACGCATAATATCAAGGATTTTTAACACTTGATACTATGCGTTTTCTAATTTTAAAGACTTTTTGCCTGGTCTCTTTTGTTCTATGAGTATGTTACATATCTAGGTAAAAATTATTTAAAGCAAATTAACCTTATTTCTCAAGATGTAGTAGGTTCCGAGATAAAAGATAGCTATGAATATGAGTTCTTTAACAATGGCTATACCTGCTCCCATATAGAAATGGTCATTGAGTCCTACCAGTGAATTGACATAGAAATTGGAACTAAGATTGAAGAAAAGTTCAATAAATCCAATGACGATTTGGATACCAATGTAGGCTGCAACAGCGAGTGCTGTACGGTATTCATTGAAAAGCTGTCCAATGGAAATAGCCAGGTAGATGCAGAGGATTCCTGAAATGGTATTTAGTAGGAAGGATATACCTGTAAGAAAGATCTGAGGGAGATGTGTTTCTACAAATGTAATCACATAAGAAAGAGGAATCCATTCTGGAGCTGTTAAAGCCAGAATAATAACAGCACTTAGAGCCAATACAGCGGTGCTAATCAATGACCAGATAAAGGCACCGATTAGTTTGGCTGTGATGATATGGTGTTCAGAAACTGGCAAGGTCAAAGTCAGATAGCCTTGTCGGTCGTAGACACTACCTTTGAAGCGTTTAATAATCAAGAAAATGGTTGAAATCGCAAGTGTAAGCATCAAGCCACCAAAGACTGTAGCTAGAAAAAGTAGCATAGTAGCCTGACTTTCTTGGTAAGGTAGATTTTTAAAGCCTTGTGTCTGTATTCCGATGAGGGCAGAAAGGACTAGCACGGCTGCGTAGAGGGCTAAATACCACTTGTTAACATTTTTAAATTCGTAGTGAACTAAATTCCAAAACATAAATAATCTCCTTTGCTTAGGCCTTAAATTCCTGACGGAAGAGTTGGTCAATGGATTCACCTGACTCGTAGCGAATATCATCTACATTTCCTTGACGGACGACTTTTCCGTCTTTTAGGAAGACAATTTCATCCAAGATTGGCTCGATATCAGAAATCAAGTGGGTAGAAATCAAAACGGTAGAAGTTGGTGAGTAGTTGTTGATAATGGTATTGAGGATATAAGCACGGGCTGCTGGATCCACCCCACCAATGGGTTCATCCAAAACATAGAGACGAGCATCACGGCTCATAACCAAAATCAGTTGAACCTTTTCTTTGTTTCCTTTTGATAGTTTCTTGAGACGACTATTTTCATCAATGCCCAGGTCTGCAAGTAGATGATGAGCGCGTTCAAGATTGAAATCTTTATAGAAGGTCTTGAAGTAGGTTAGGGCTTCTTTGACCTTCATTTGCTCATTGAGATAGGTCGTATCAGGCAAATAAGCTACAACGGCCTTGGTTGCTGGGCTTGGGTCCATGTCGTTGATGAGGACACGTCCTTGATCTGGTTGTAAGAGGCCATTAATTAGTTTAATCAGGGTTGTTTTTCCTGAGCCGTTTGGCCCAAGAAGGCCGACAATTTTTCCAGCTGGAATGTCAAGAGAAACATTTTCAAGGGCTGGTGTTGCTCCATATGATTTGGATACATTTTCAAATGCTAGTAATGACATAGGCTTAAACTCCTTTAATATAATCACTGACTACGCCTGGTAGTTCTTCTTTTTCATAGCCAAAATGGGTCATGGAGGAAACGAAGTGTTCCAATTCTTCTTCTGATAATTGTTTGCGTGACTGAGCGATTAGCTCCTTATCCTTAGTCACAAATCGTCCAGTTGTTCGCTTGCTGTAGACAAATCCTTCTCGTTCAAGGTCTGATAAGGCTCTTTGGATGGTATTGGGATTGACACCAGCCTCGCTAGCTAGCTCCCTCACGGTTGGAAGTTGTTGATTGGGTTCCAGTGTATGGGAAACAATCTGAAGCTTGATTTTCTCCATAATCTGTAAATAGATGGGTTTTTTGTTGTCAAATGTCCAGGACATCTTAGTCTCCTTTCTCTTATCCTTTTGTCTTAATTAAATAATACAACAAAACAAAAAACTTGTCAAGCAAAAAGAAGAATTGTTTTGGGAATCGCTTAAAAAATGGTATAATGAAAAGAAAACGATAAGGAGGGAAAGGATGCGTTGTCCAAAATGTGGGGCTACCAAGTCAAGTGTTATCGATAGTCGCCAAGCAGAAGAAGGGAACACCATTCGTAGAAGACGAGAGTGCGACGAGTGCCAACACCGTTTTACAACCTACGAACGAGTAGAAGAAAGAACCTTAGTGGTTGTTAAAAAAGATGGCACACGGGAACAATTCTCCAGAGATAAAATCTTTAATGGGATTATCCGCTCAGCCCAGAAACGTCCTGTGTCAAGTGATGAAATCAACATGGTAGTCAATCGTATCGAACAGAAACTCCGTGGTCGAAATGAAAATGAAATTCAAAGTGAGGACATTGGTTCACTCGTCATGGAGGAGTTGGCTGAATTGGACGAGATTACCTATGTACGTTTTGCTAGTGTCTATCGTAGTTTTAAGGATGTCAGTGAGTTAGAGAGCTTGCTCCAACAAATCACCCAGTCCTCTAAAAAGAAAAAGGAAAGATAAATGAAGCCAATTGACCGTTTTTCTTATCTAAAGAATAATCGGGTGTCGCAAGATACCTCATCTCTGGTACAGTGCTACCTCCCGATTATCGGTCAGGAGGCACTGAGCCTTTATCTTTATACAATCAGTTTTTGGGATAATGGTAGAAAGGAATATCTTTTTTCAAGCATTCTCAACCATCTTAACTTTGGGATGGATAGACTGATAAAATCATTGAAAATCTTATCTGCTTTTAATCTCTTGACCCTCTATCAAAAGGGGGATGTTTATCAGCTAGCCCTCCATGCTCCTCTATCTAGTCAAGACTTCTTGGAGCATCCTGTTTATCGCAGACTCTTAGAGAAAAAGATTGGCGATGTAGCTGTGGAGGATTTGAAAGTTGAAAGTGCTGATGGTGAAGAAATACCTGTCTCACTCAATCAAGTCTTTCCAGAATTGGCAGAACTAGGCAGTCAAGAAGACCTTGGTCTCAAGAAGAAAGTGGCCAATGATTTTGACTTGGAACATTTTCGCCAGCTGATGGTTCGAGATGGACTTCGTTTTGCGGATGAGCAGTCCGATGTCTTAAACCTCTTTGCTATTGCCGAGGAGAAGAAATGGACTTGGTTTGAAACCTATCAATTGGCCAAGTCAACAGCTGTTTCTCAGGTTATTTCAACCAAACGCATGCGTGAAAAAATTGCTCAAAAACCAGTTTCCTCTGACTTTAGTCTTAAGGAAACAACCATTATCAAAGAAGCCAAAAGTAAAACTGCCCTGCAGTTCTTGGCAGAAATCAAGCAAACACGCAAGGGAACCATTACCCAAACAGAAAGAGAACTCTTGCAACAGATGGCTGGCTTGGGCTTGCTGGACGAAGTCATCAATATCATTCTTTTATTGACCTTTAATAAGGTCGATTCGGCAAATATCAATGAGAAATATGCCATGAAGGTAGCCAATGACTATGCCTATCAAAAGATTCATTCGGCAGAAAAGGCAGTCTTGCGCATCCGTGAGCGAGGACAGAAAGCAAAAACACAAAAACAGAATCAGACTGCCCCAGTAAAAACCAATGTTCCTAAATGGAGTAATCCTGAATATAAGAATGAAACCAGCGAGGAAACTCGTCTGGAACTAGAACGTAAGAAGCAAGAACTATTAGCTCGATTAGAAAAAGGAGGAGATTAGATGGAAAGTGTCGGAGACGTACTCAAACGTCAACCCAGCCGTTTTTATTATCAAGATTTGGTCCAGAAAATCATGAAGGACCCTGATGTTGCGGCTTTTATCCAGCAAGAATCCTTGACTCCAGAGGAATTAAATCGCAGTATCTCCAAGTTTAATCAGTACATCACCGAGCGTGACAAGTTTCTCCGTGGGGATACGGATTATATTGCCAAAGGCTACAAGCCGATTTTGGTTAAGAATCATGGCTATGCAGATGTTTCATATGAAGAAACTCCTGAGCTAATCGCGGCTGAAAAAGAAGCGGCTATTAAGAACCGTCTCAAGTTAATCAATCTACCAGCCAGTCTCAAGAAAGCTAGTTTGGCTCAAGTTGACTTGGATGATTTGGGGCGCTTACCAGTTTTTGAAAAGCTACTAGCCTTCGTGGAGCAATATCCAGCTATTCGAAAAGGTCTTTACTTATATGGAGACTTTGGTGTGGGTAAAAGTTTCATGGTGGCGGCCTTAGCTCATGATTTATCAGAAAAACGTGGTGTTTCATCAACTCTCCTCCACTATCCTAGCTTTGTCATTGATGTCAAAAATGCTATCAGTGATGGCAATGTTAAGACCTTGGTGGATGAGATTAAGCTGTCTGAGGTCCTGATTTTAGATGATATTGGCGCCGAGCAATCAACCGTTTGGGTGCGTGACGAAATCCTGCAGGTCATTCTCCAATATCGGATGCAGGAAAATTTACCGACCTTTTTCACATCCAACTTCAACTTTGAAGATTTGGAGAAGCATTTTGCGAAAGTGAAACATGGAAATGACGAAACCTGGGAAGCCAGACGGGTCATGGAACGCATCCGTTATTTGGCTGAGGAGACTCGTTTAGAAGGAGTAAACCGTCGATGACAGAAACCATTAAATTGATGAAGGCTCATACTTCAGTGCGCAGGTTTAAAGAGCAAGAAATTCCCCAAGTAGACTTAAATGAGATTTTGACAGCAGCCCAGATGGCATCATCTTGGAAGAATTTCCAATCCTACTCTGTGATTGTGGTACGAAGTCAAGAGAAGAAAGATGCCTTGTATGAATTGGTACCTCAAGAAGCCATTCGCCAGTCTGCTGTTTTCCTTCTCTTTGTCGGAGATTTGAACCGAGCAGAAAAGGGAGCCCGACTTCATACCGACACCTTCCAACCCCAAGGTGTGGAAGGTCTCTTGATTAGTTCGGTCGATGCAGCTCTTGCTGGACAAAACGCCTTGTTGGCAGCTGAAAGCTTGGGCTATGGTGGTGTGATTATCGGTTTGGTTCGATACAAGTCTGAAGAAGTGGCAGAGCTCTTTAACCTACCTGACTACACCTATTCTGTCTTTGGGATGGCACTGGGTGTGCCAAATCAACATCATGATATGAAACCGAGACTGCCACTAGAGAATGTTGTCTTTGAGGAAGAATACCAAGAACAGTCAACTGAGGCAATCCAAGCTTATGACCGTGTTCAGGCTGACTATGCTGGGGCGCGTGCGACCACAAGCTGGAGTCAGCGCCTAGCAGAACAGTTTGGTCAAGCTGAACCAAGCTCAACTAGAAAAAATCTTGAACAGAAGAAATTATTGTAGAAAGTGAGAAATTATGGCCCTACCAACTATTGCCATTGTAGGACGTCCCAATGTTGGGAAATCAACCCTATTTAATCGGATCGCTGGTGAGCGAATCTCCATTGTAGAAGATGTCGAAGGAGTGACACGTGACCGTATTTATGCAACGGGTGAGTGGCTCAATCGTTCTTTTAGCATGATTGATACAGGAGGAATTGATGATGTCGATGCTCCTTTCATGGAACAAATCAAGCACCAGGCAGAAATTGCCATGGAAGAAGCAGATGTTATCGTTTTTGTCGTGTCTGGTAAGGAAGGAATTACTGATGCAGACGAATACGTAGCTCGTAAGCTTTATAAGACCCACAAACCAGTTATCCTCGCAGTCAACAAGGTGGACAACCCTGAGATGAGAAATGATATCTATGATTTCTATGCTCTCGGTTTGGGTGAACCATTGCCTATCTCATCTGTCCATGGAATCGGTACAGGGGATGTGCTAGATGCGATCGTAGAAAATCTTCCAAATGAATATGAGGAAGAAAATCCAGATGTCATTAAGTTTAGCTTGATTGGTCGTCCTAACGTTGGAAAATCAAGCTTGATCAATGCTATCTTGGGAGAAGACCGTGTTATTGCTAGTCCTGTTGCTGGAACAACTCGTGATGCCATTGATACCCACTTTACAGATACAGATGGTCAAGAGTTTACCATGATTGATACGGCTGGTATGCGTAAGTCTGGTAAGGTTTATGAAAATACTGAGAAATACTCTGTTATGCGTGCCATGCGTGCTATTGACCGTTCAGATGTGGTCTTGATGGTCATCAATGCGGAAGAAGGCATTCGTGAGTACGACAAGCGTATCGCAGGATTTGCCCATGAAGCTGGTAAAGGGATGATTATCGTGGTCAACAAGTGGGATACGCTTGAAAAAGATAACCACACTATGAAAAACTGGGAAGAAGATATCCGTGAGCAGTTCCAATACCTGCCTTACGCACCGATTATCTTTGTATCAGCTTTAACCAAGCAACGTCTCCACAAACTTCCTGAGATGATTAAGCAAATCAGCGAAAGTCAAAATACACGTATTCCATCAGCTGTCTTGAACGATGTCATCATGGATGCCATTGCCATCAACCCAACACCGACAGACAAAGGAAAACGTCTCAAGATTTTCTATGCGACCCAAGTGGCAACCAAACCACCAACCTTTGTCATCTTTGTCAATGAAGAAGAACTCATGCACTTTTCTTACCTGCGTTTCTTGGAAAATCAAATCCGCAAGGCCTTTGTTTTTGAGGGAACACCGATTCATCTCATCGCAAGAAAACGCAAATAAAAAAGTAGAATCTGGAATGACAGTTCCGGATTTTTTTGATATAATAAAATAATAGAAAACGCTATCAAAAGAAGGAGGGTGATGTCGGTGATGGAACATTTGTTTAAATTCTTACTTTTAGCACCGTACTTTTATTTTGATAACTGGATTGAGAAGGCCAACAGAAATAGTAAGTTTTTTCCAATTTTTTATTATTTTTACTGGTTTTACATCCCCTTCTATTCTCTTTTTAGCCTTGCTTGGACAGTTGTTTCAGTTCTGTTTTTCAATACCGTCTTGAGAAATGTGACAGATATCAAGTTATGGGGCATTTGGTTTCTTTTTATTCTGCTAGCTATTGGTATGAATTGGTTAACTTATTCCTGTTTCAAAGAAATGTTTCGCTTGAGACAGGAACTAGGGAAGTCTAAGGGTGGAAGGCATTGATTTATATCGGTTTCTATTTGTAGGAGGTGGCTTATGGTACCTCTAAAATCATTTATTACACGCTATTCCAAGGTTTATATTGGTAATAACATTTAATAGAACGAAACTAAAGAAAACAATTTAAAAAAGGAGGCTTGTGATGGAACACTTGTTTAAAATGATAATCTTATTACCCTGTTTTTACTTTTTCAGCTGGATTGACAAGGATAATAGAGAAAGTAAATTTTTCCCAATTTTTTACTATTTTTACTGGATTTACATCACCCTCTATGCTCTTTTTAGCCTTGCTTGGACAGTTTTTTCAGTTCTGTTTTTCAATATCGTCTTGAGAAATTTGACAGATATCAAGTTATGGGGTATTTGGTTTCTTTTTATTCTGCTAGCTATTGGTATGAATTGGTTAACTTATTCCTGTTTCAAAGAAATGTTTCGCTTGAGACAGGAACTAGGGAAGTCTAAGGGTGGAAGGCATTGATTTATATCGGTTTCTATTTGTAGGAGGTGGCTTATGGTACCTCTAAAATCATTTATTACACGCTATTCCAAGGTTTATATTGGTAATAACATTTAATAGAACGAAACTAAAGAAAACAATTTAAAAAAGGAGGCTTGTGATGGAACACTTGTTTAAAATGATAATCTTATTACCCTGTTTTTACTTTTTCAGCTGGATTGACAAGGATAATAGAGAAAGTAAATTTTTCCCAATTTTTTACTATTTTTACTGGATTTACATCACCCTCTATGCTCTTTTTAGCCTTGCTTGGACAGTTTTTTCAGTTCTGTTTTTCAATATCGTCTTGAGAAATTTGACAGATATCAAGTTATGGGGTATTTGGCTATTATTACTACTTATCGCTTTTGCTAGTGACTGGTTAGACTATATCTGTTTCAAAAAAATGCTTCGCTTGAGACGGGAACTAGGGAAGTCTAAAGGTGGAAGGCATTGATTTATACTCTTCGAAAATCTCTTCAAACCACGTCAACGTCGCCTTGGATTATATATGTAACTGACTTCGTCAGTCTTATCTACAACCTCAAAGCAGTGCTTTGAGCACCCTGCGGCTAGTTTCCTAGTTTGCTCTTTGATTTTCATTGAGTATTATATTACTTTCTATTTTTAGGAGGTGGCTTATGAAGATTCCTCTCTTAACTTTGGCAAGGCATAAATTTGTTTATGTCTTGCTTACTTTGCTTTTTCTTGCTTTGGTTTATCGTGACGTTTTGATGACTTATTTCTTTTTTGATATTCATGCGCCCGATCTAGCTAAATTCGATGGACAAGCAATTAAAAATGACTTATTAAAATCAGCATTAGATTTTCGTATTCTCCAGTTCAATCTAGGTTTTTATCAATCATTTATTATTCCAATCATCATTGTTTTGCTAGGTTTTCAATATATTGAGCTGAAAAATAAAGTTTTACGATTGAGTATTGGAAGAGAAGTGAGCTATCAAGGGTTAAAAAGAAAGTTGACTTTGCAAGTTGCAAGTATCCCTTGTTTGATATATTTAGTGACTGTGCTGACAATTGCAATTATAACCTATTTCCTTGGGACTTTTTCTCCTCTTGGATGGAGTTCTCTATTTTCTGATGGAAGTGGTTTACAAAGACTCCTAGATGGAGAGATAAAAAGCTATTAGTTCTTTACTTGTGTCCTGCTAATCGGTATTTTCATCAATGCAATCTATTTTTTACAAATAGTTGATTATGTGGGGAATGTGACTCGTTCGGCAATCACCTATTTGATGTTTCTTTGGCTTGGTTCTATGCTGCTCTATAGTGCCTTGCCTTACTATATGGTTCCTATGACGAGTTTGATGCAAGCTAGCTATGGGGATGTAAGTTTGATGAAACTCTTTACTCCTTATATCCTTTATATTGTCCCTTACATGGTGCTTGAAAAATATGAAGATAATGTTTAAGAATTTTAACAATATTTTGCTAAAGAGAAAGATTGTTTTACTACTTCGTATAGTTCTGATGATGATTTTGATAAACCATCTATTGTCAACAGCGGTTCAAAAGCAGGATGCTGTTATCTTTTTCAAGAGAGAATTGATTTCAATTTTTTCCTATAATGACTATTCTGAAGCGAATTTAGAAATCCCCAAACTCTTGTTAAACCTTTCGCTTTTCATGGTAGGATGGCTCTCTGTCATTTTACTTGAAAGTGATTTGGCAGACCATTACCATCACTTGATTCGCTATCAATCAAGCTCCTTTTTCGATTATACAAGGAAACGATTGGTTGTCATTTCTAAATTTTTTACTCAAGATTTGTTTGTCTGGTTCCTTGGTTTACTTCCTCTAGGAATTCATTTCAAAACAGTCGCACTTTTCTTTTTACTTGCTCAGTTAATGATGTTGTACTTACTACTGTCTTATCTGATAGCACTGATTAGTGCGGGCGCTGGTTTTTCCTTTTTTCTCTATTTTTTAGCATTTGTGGGACAAGAATGGATGATGGATCATATTGTAACAGTGTATTTACTACTCTTAAGTTTATTAGTTATGTTGATTGTTAGTCGCTTGGAAGAGAAATTTAAGGTCGCTTGGAAGAGAAATTTAAGAAAGGATAAACGATGAGACTTGAAATTATAAATGGACAGAAAATTTATGGGAAAAGACCTATTTTAAATCAGTTGAATTTGGTGTTTCAATCAGGAAAAATTTATGGACTTAAAGGTGATAATGGATCTGGCAAGACGGTTCTTTTAAAGATACTTGCTGGTTATATTAAGCTTGACAAAGGAAAAGTTCTTCAAGATGGTAAAGTTTACGGGGTAAAAAATCATTATATTCAGGATGCAGGAATTTTAATTGAAAAAGTCGAGTTTTTATCTCATTTATCCCTGAGAGAAAATTTGGAACTGTTAAGGTATTTTTCATCTAAAGTTACGGAAAAAAGAATTGCCTATTGGATTCAATACTATGATTTACAGGAATTTGAAGACGTTGAATACCGTCATTTATCCTTGGGAACAAAGCAAAAAATGGCCTTGATTCAAGCCTTTATTTCCTCTCCTTCTATACTCTTTCTCGATGAACCTATGAATGCTTTGGATGAGAAGAGTGTGAGGATAACCAAACAGGTCATTTTATCTTACCTGAAAAAAGAAAATGGTCTGGTTATCCTGACGTCGCACATATCGGAAGATATTTCAGACCTTTGTACAGATGTATTAGTTGTCGAAAATGGACATATACAATATGTAAAGGATATACAATCCTAGGAGATGGCTTATGGCACATCTAAAATCATTTATTACACGCTATTCCAAGGTTTATATTGGTTTAGTTCTGCTGATCTGGCTGTCTTTCTTCTTTATCCCTTGGGATAGAGCGATTCTGGGGGTAAGGATTGACATCTTCATCATGCAGAAAATCTTGCT encodes:
- a CDS encoding ABC transporter ATP-binding protein, yielding MRLEIINGQKIYGKRPILNQLNLVFQSGKIYGLKGDNGSGKTVLLKILAGYIKLDKGKVLQDGKVYGVKNHYIQDAGILIEKVEFLSHLSLRENLELLRYFSSKVTEKRIAYWIQYYDLQEFEDVEYRHLSLGTKQKMALIQAFISSPSILFLDEPMNALDEKSVRITKQVILSYLKKENGLVILTSHISEDISDLCTDVLVVENGHIQYVKDIQS